The Nocardia arthritidis genome has a window encoding:
- a CDS encoding fatty acyl-AMP ligase, with protein MRDPSVPPTLPAIHNFAELLRARSEDKGEQRAFVFLNAEGEPEQMLTYGELQWRACAVAERLRDRVSPGDRALLLHPPGLEYVVSFFGCLYAGVIAVPLYPVQRNKLGQVEAIAEDCAAAVIMTTPAVAAEMATQTAGSPLGELPVIAVDMLSDPSEPTNSAQIAEPTAPDADARIAYLQYTSGSTSTPKGVIVTHRMLAHQCAELVAGWGVGDDAVVVSWLPHFHDFGQLSGVLLPVYAGIEAVLMAPSTFVKQPIRWLAAVTEYRGTHCGAPNFAYDLCVDRTTPQQRFGLDLSSWQLVCNGAEPVRKATLDRFQRMFEPYGLSATALSPGYGLAEATLKVASSAPDSAYTATAFDESALGLRRVVPGSGPDATELVGCGRPVLWTEIAIVAPESGLQVGANEVGEIWVSGPSTAPGYWDRPEDTERTFRARITGADDDKTWLRTGDLGFEYEGELYICGRVKNLMIVNGVNYYLEDIESTVVNSDTSLSAGAVIAFAVEQDGVEGLVLVAEYRAGGDPAPADLVTTVHDAVARRHALAPAVIVFIESGTIPRTTSGKLRRQQCRADFRAGRLAEIHRWEGIVTVTETAAAQENSSPQLVSMFELVRAGLLVQIADWITRNLGPDAPRLDQTRSLAEHGLGSVHQMNLHEALETWSGKRFPPELMWDAETVEEMTGLIAAHIVPGGSDTSDEIVRATEDPTGVGVN; from the coding sequence GTGCGAGATCCATCAGTACCTCCCACCCTGCCCGCAATTCATAATTTCGCAGAACTGTTGCGTGCGCGGTCGGAGGATAAGGGCGAGCAGCGTGCATTCGTATTCTTGAATGCCGAAGGTGAGCCGGAGCAAATGCTCACCTATGGGGAGCTCCAGTGGCGCGCGTGCGCCGTCGCCGAGCGGCTCCGCGATCGGGTATCTCCAGGTGATAGGGCACTTTTGCTGCATCCGCCCGGGTTGGAGTATGTGGTCTCCTTTTTCGGCTGCCTGTATGCCGGAGTGATCGCGGTACCGCTTTATCCGGTACAGCGGAATAAGCTGGGGCAGGTCGAGGCGATAGCCGAGGATTGCGCCGCCGCGGTAATTATGACCACCCCGGCGGTGGCCGCCGAAATGGCTACGCAGACTGCGGGATCGCCGTTGGGCGAGCTGCCGGTGATCGCGGTGGATATGCTGTCCGATCCCTCGGAGCCGACGAACTCTGCGCAAATCGCCGAGCCGACCGCGCCCGACGCGGATGCGCGAATTGCCTACCTGCAGTACACCTCCGGGTCGACCTCGACGCCCAAGGGCGTGATCGTCACCCATCGGATGCTCGCCCACCAGTGCGCCGAGCTGGTGGCGGGCTGGGGTGTCGGCGACGACGCGGTGGTGGTCTCGTGGCTGCCGCACTTCCACGACTTCGGGCAGCTCAGTGGTGTGCTGCTGCCGGTGTACGCCGGTATCGAGGCGGTGCTGATGGCGCCGTCCACCTTCGTCAAGCAACCGATCCGCTGGCTGGCCGCCGTCACCGAGTATCGGGGAACGCATTGCGGCGCACCGAATTTCGCGTACGACCTATGTGTCGACCGGACCACGCCGCAGCAACGGTTCGGGCTCGATCTGAGCAGCTGGCAACTGGTGTGCAACGGTGCGGAGCCGGTGCGCAAGGCCACCCTGGACCGCTTCCAGCGCATGTTCGAGCCGTACGGACTTTCGGCGACCGCGCTGTCGCCCGGTTACGGGCTGGCGGAGGCCACCCTCAAGGTCGCCTCCAGCGCACCTGACAGCGCGTATACCGCCACCGCGTTCGACGAGTCCGCGCTCGGCCTGCGCCGGGTGGTACCGGGCAGCGGACCGGACGCCACCGAACTGGTCGGCTGCGGCCGACCGGTGCTGTGGACCGAAATCGCGATCGTGGCACCGGAATCCGGGCTTCAGGTGGGTGCGAACGAGGTGGGCGAGATCTGGGTGTCCGGGCCCAGCACCGCGCCCGGCTACTGGGACCGCCCCGAGGACACCGAACGCACCTTCCGCGCCCGCATCACCGGCGCCGACGATGACAAAACCTGGTTGCGGACCGGTGACCTGGGCTTCGAGTACGAGGGCGAGCTGTACATCTGCGGCCGGGTGAAAAACCTGATGATCGTCAACGGCGTGAACTACTACCTGGAGGACATCGAGTCCACGGTGGTGAACAGCGACACCTCGCTCAGCGCTGGCGCGGTGATCGCCTTCGCGGTCGAGCAGGACGGTGTGGAGGGCTTGGTGCTGGTCGCGGAATATCGCGCGGGCGGTGATCCCGCGCCCGCGGACCTGGTCACCACCGTGCACGACGCGGTGGCCCGACGCCACGCGCTCGCGCCTGCGGTGATCGTCTTCATCGAATCCGGCACGATACCGCGCACCACAAGCGGCAAACTGCGCCGACAGCAGTGCAGGGCCGACTTCCGAGCCGGGCGGCTCGCGGAGATCCATCGTTGGGAAGGCATTGTTACCGTGACTGAAACCGCTGCGGCACAGGAGAATTCGTCCCCGCAGCTGGTGTCGATGTTCGAGCTGGTTCGTGCCGGGCTGCTTGTCCAGATCGCCGACTGGATCACCCGCAATCTCGGCCCCGACGCGCCGCGGCTGGACCAGACCCGTTCGCTGGCCGAGCACGGACTCGGCTCGGTGCACCAGATGAACCTGCACGAGGCGCTGGAAACCTGGTCAGGCAAGCGTTTTCCACCCGAACTGATGTGGGACGCCGAGACAGTCGAGGAGATGACCGGTCTGATCGCCGCGCACATCGTGCCGGGCGGGTCCGATACCTCCGACGAAATTGTAAGGGCCACAGAAGATCCCACCGGCGTAGGAGTGAACTGA
- a CDS encoding 3-oxoacyl-[acyl-carrier-protein] synthase III C-terminal domain-containing protein has product MRLRSVAAGLPSRVVGNTDITELIAAHSTGCFDGDLDAALRTVDYYLRYAGSERRRWLDAGERPIDLLRKAANSALAQADLSVDQIDLLIYTGIGRGFIEPGGAYHSAAAIGLRNAHCFDVLDACMSWTRAVQITESLFRTGQFRHAMIVNAEFNLRAGGVVFPHLFRIERLAALESTFPAYTLGEAATATVLSAEDNEPWEFRFISRPDLAPLCNVTLDGYDGYCDPSDKLARNGVGIFTSFGFEMHEAGAGEALAVFEQLAPPTDEVAALFTHASSKRYWQTMADKVGLGSVIQHIYHETGNVVSASVPAAIASALAAGRLQTGRRAVGWVGSAGMSFGAFSFVI; this is encoded by the coding sequence ATGAGACTGCGCTCGGTGGCGGCGGGCCTGCCGTCCCGCGTCGTCGGCAATACCGACATCACGGAGCTGATCGCGGCGCACAGCACCGGCTGTTTCGACGGTGATCTCGACGCCGCGCTGCGCACCGTCGACTACTACCTGCGATATGCCGGATCGGAGCGACGACGCTGGCTCGACGCGGGAGAGCGTCCGATAGACCTGCTCCGCAAGGCCGCGAATTCGGCACTGGCCCAAGCGGATCTGTCGGTGGACCAGATCGACCTGCTCATTTACACCGGTATCGGTCGCGGGTTCATCGAGCCGGGCGGCGCCTATCATTCGGCTGCCGCGATCGGCCTGCGCAACGCGCACTGCTTCGACGTCCTCGACGCCTGCATGAGCTGGACCAGGGCGGTGCAGATCACCGAATCACTGTTCCGCACAGGGCAATTCCGGCACGCGATGATCGTCAACGCGGAGTTCAACCTGCGTGCGGGCGGAGTGGTGTTCCCGCACCTGTTCCGCATCGAACGGCTGGCGGCGCTGGAATCGACCTTCCCCGCGTACACCCTGGGCGAGGCGGCCACCGCTACGGTGCTCTCCGCGGAGGACAACGAGCCGTGGGAGTTCCGGTTCATCTCCCGCCCGGACCTCGCGCCGTTGTGCAACGTCACCCTGGACGGCTACGACGGTTATTGCGACCCCTCGGATAAGTTGGCCCGCAACGGGGTCGGCATCTTCACCTCCTTCGGCTTCGAGATGCACGAGGCGGGCGCCGGCGAGGCGCTGGCGGTGTTCGAACAGCTCGCACCGCCGACCGACGAGGTGGCGGCCCTGTTCACCCACGCGTCGAGCAAGCGCTACTGGCAGACGATGGCCGACAAGGTCGGACTCGGCTCGGTGATCCAGCACATCTACCACGAGACGGGCAACGTGGTCTCGGCGTCGGTGCCCGCGGCCATCGCGTCGGCGCTGGCCGCGGGTCGGCTGCAGACCGGGCGGCGTGCGGTCGGCTGGGTGGGCAGTGCGGGAATGTCCTTCGGCGCCTTCAGTTTCGTCATCTGA
- a CDS encoding aminotransferase class III-fold pyridoxal phosphate-dependent enzyme, protein MLKHLAKAATFTALGAAEYSLAALRERGNRSRDQRRADAILEFLVRMGPIYIKMGQIAATRSDLLPPEWVNTLRALQDRTPHMPPERTRRAIERELGGPIEKTFRTIDLTPVASASVAQVHIAELCDGRKVAVKLVKDAVPEQIDESLGAIGNLLRLAHRATPRIRELELPKRFDEVARLLRPQADMTHEATQQRRIYANFRSHPYVRVPAVLPELVTARMLVMEYMDGIPGKHSDTVGFPPERLAQRLQDVIYTMLYMHGLSHGDPHPGNIMFGPEGELILLDYGVTVELSEDEKWGLSSFYYACTRKEWDIAIDRFTRYFVLAGPELERNRAEYDAKMAEVLRYHFDVSSNRWSTVAYFNDVSAVLRQYNSQYTTNFTKVELVFLSCEGFASQINPGIDIWANARKFTDRYSPYMNAEVERRFAESFAQQMPTSLKMRDRARDTLVAPTHIDRYFFPSGFPVFVKEAVGGMVRDFDGNEYIDLSGGYGPHLLGYAHPAINAAIADGVARGLVNGIGNPAEIELAELLVDAFPSADKALLCNSGTEAIQIAIRMCRGLRRRTKVAKFEGHYHGFSDQGMVSSWFRFSGDRDEPKPVAGSLGVAPGTVESTMVLQYGDRAGLARLRAHADELACVILEPMPTSVVTLKLEFLAELRTLCTELGIPLIFDEVVSGFRVAYGGVQVLADIHPDLTCLGKVIGGGLPCGAVVGAAQLIDMAKSSQDPFYDYENKVFAGGTLSGNSLTCAAGLAALRHLGSHQEIYTRLEDNTQRLAAMMREAAHRRDIACRINARNSVFSLNFSHREAGLYRERMAGSNFKATIALAYYMRKHQVYLPELHSFLISAAHTSEDLDQVAHAFEKSLDEMLADQLFVI, encoded by the coding sequence ATGTTGAAACATCTGGCCAAGGCGGCCACGTTCACGGCGCTCGGCGCTGCCGAGTACTCCCTTGCCGCGCTGCGCGAGCGGGGGAACAGGTCTCGCGACCAGCGGCGGGCCGACGCCATCCTGGAATTCCTGGTCCGCATGGGGCCCATCTACATCAAGATGGGCCAGATCGCGGCCACCCGCTCGGATCTACTGCCGCCCGAATGGGTGAACACGTTGCGGGCGCTGCAGGACCGGACTCCGCATATGCCGCCGGAGCGCACCCGCAGGGCGATCGAGCGGGAATTGGGTGGGCCGATCGAAAAGACTTTCCGCACAATTGATCTCACTCCGGTGGCCAGCGCATCGGTGGCGCAGGTGCATATCGCCGAGCTGTGCGACGGACGCAAGGTCGCGGTGAAGCTGGTCAAGGACGCGGTGCCCGAGCAGATCGACGAAAGCCTCGGAGCCATCGGAAATCTGCTGCGTCTGGCGCACCGTGCGACGCCGCGGATCCGGGAACTGGAGCTGCCCAAGCGATTCGACGAGGTTGCTCGGCTGCTGCGGCCGCAGGCCGACATGACCCATGAGGCCACCCAGCAGCGGCGGATATACGCCAACTTTCGATCGCATCCGTACGTGCGGGTTCCCGCGGTGCTGCCCGAGCTGGTGACGGCCCGGATGCTGGTCATGGAGTACATGGACGGCATACCCGGAAAGCATTCGGACACGGTCGGATTCCCGCCCGAACGGCTGGCCCAGCGGCTGCAGGATGTCATCTACACGATGCTGTACATGCACGGGCTCAGCCACGGCGACCCGCATCCGGGCAACATCATGTTCGGCCCGGAGGGTGAGCTGATCCTGCTCGACTACGGCGTGACCGTCGAGCTGAGCGAGGACGAGAAATGGGGGCTGTCCTCGTTCTACTACGCCTGCACCCGCAAGGAATGGGATATCGCGATCGACCGGTTCACCCGGTACTTCGTGCTCGCGGGGCCGGAGCTGGAGCGCAACCGTGCCGAGTACGACGCGAAGATGGCCGAGGTACTGCGCTACCACTTCGACGTCAGCTCCAACCGCTGGTCCACCGTCGCCTACTTCAACGACGTCAGTGCCGTTCTGCGTCAGTACAATTCGCAGTACACCACCAACTTCACCAAGGTGGAGCTGGTGTTCCTTTCCTGTGAGGGGTTCGCCTCGCAGATAAACCCGGGCATCGACATCTGGGCCAACGCGCGGAAATTCACCGATCGGTACTCGCCGTACATGAACGCGGAGGTCGAACGGCGGTTCGCCGAGAGCTTCGCCCAGCAGATGCCGACCTCGCTGAAGATGCGCGACCGAGCCCGCGACACCCTCGTCGCCCCAACACATATCGACCGCTACTTCTTTCCGAGCGGATTCCCCGTCTTCGTCAAGGAGGCGGTCGGTGGCATGGTCCGCGATTTCGACGGCAACGAATATATCGATCTGTCAGGGGGATACGGGCCGCACCTGCTCGGCTACGCCCATCCGGCGATCAATGCCGCGATCGCCGACGGCGTGGCACGCGGCCTGGTGAACGGTATCGGCAATCCGGCCGAGATCGAACTGGCCGAACTCCTGGTCGACGCGTTCCCCTCGGCCGACAAAGCGCTGCTGTGCAATTCGGGCACCGAGGCCATCCAGATCGCCATCCGGATGTGCCGTGGTCTGCGGCGGCGCACCAAGGTGGCCAAGTTCGAGGGTCACTATCACGGGTTCTCCGATCAGGGCATGGTGAGTTCCTGGTTCCGGTTCTCCGGCGACCGCGACGAGCCGAAACCCGTTGCGGGATCGCTGGGTGTCGCTCCGGGCACGGTGGAAAGCACCATGGTGCTGCAATACGGCGACCGGGCCGGATTGGCCCGGCTGCGCGCGCACGCGGACGAATTGGCCTGCGTGATCCTGGAGCCGATGCCCACCTCGGTGGTCACGCTGAAACTGGAGTTCCTCGCCGAATTACGGACGCTGTGCACCGAACTCGGCATTCCGCTGATCTTCGACGAGGTGGTCAGCGGATTCCGGGTGGCGTACGGCGGGGTGCAGGTGCTCGCCGACATCCACCCGGATCTGACCTGCCTCGGCAAGGTGATCGGCGGCGGGCTGCCGTGCGGTGCGGTGGTCGGCGCGGCCCAGCTCATCGACATGGCCAAGAGTTCACAGGACCCGTTCTACGACTACGAGAACAAGGTTTTCGCCGGCGGCACGCTCAGCGGCAACTCGCTGACCTGCGCCGCGGGACTGGCCGCCCTGCGCCATCTCGGTTCGCACCAGGAGATATACACCCGACTGGAGGACAACACCCAGCGGCTGGCCGCGATGATGCGCGAGGCGGCGCACCGGCGAGATATCGCGTGCCGGATCAACGCGCGCAACTCCGTGTTCTCGCTGAACTTCAGCCACCGCGAGGCGGGGCTGTACCGAGAACGCATGGCCGGCAGCAACTTCAAGGCCACCATCGCCCTGGCCTACTACATGCGCAAGCACCAGGTGTACCTGCCGGAGCTGCACAGCTTCCTGATCAGCGCCGCCCACACGAGCGAGGACCTCGACCAGGTCGCGCATGCCTTCGAGAAGAGCCTCGACGAGATGCTCGCCGACCAACTGTTCGTCATCTGA
- a CDS encoding acyl-CoA dehydrogenase family protein: protein MTRERETAERFLPGLDAELRETPLDVLESTESPGLSIFKKTGGTGLLIGAESGGLGASLLDAARIHRLIGSYSPSLAIAVNMHSCTVAAIPPGPASEMLLGMVAQGGLYLASAFAEGIPGASVIAPTLSGSRIDGGWRLNGSKKPCSLSNSMDILTASVLLRPDGADEDELALAVIPAGTPGIEVRPLDSANRIFPGSETNEVVLTDVDITADSVSFFGKTDTLNAALSAAWLTFELLVSACYLGMVSGLVEQVLDQRRGGAADRMLLVGELETAMAAIEAVALEIGSGAAESGTVGRVLHLRFAVQRTIERTSALATELLGGVAFMVGSSALRYTACRGLAFHPPSRMNIAEPLDRFVAGEPLIVT from the coding sequence ATGACACGAGAACGCGAAACCGCGGAACGGTTCCTGCCCGGCCTCGACGCCGAGCTGCGGGAGACGCCGCTGGATGTGCTGGAATCGACCGAGAGCCCGGGACTTTCGATCTTCAAGAAAACCGGCGGCACCGGGCTGCTGATCGGCGCGGAATCCGGTGGGCTCGGCGCCTCGCTGCTCGACGCCGCGCGCATCCACCGGCTGATCGGCAGCTATTCGCCATCGCTGGCCATCGCGGTGAACATGCACTCGTGCACGGTGGCCGCCATCCCGCCCGGCCCGGCCTCGGAAATGCTGCTCGGCATGGTCGCGCAGGGCGGGCTGTATCTGGCTTCGGCCTTCGCCGAGGGGATTCCGGGCGCCAGCGTGATCGCGCCGACGCTGAGCGGTTCCCGAATCGACGGCGGCTGGCGGCTCAACGGCAGCAAAAAGCCGTGCAGCCTGTCGAATTCGATGGACATCCTGACCGCGAGCGTGCTGCTGCGCCCGGACGGCGCGGACGAGGACGAGTTGGCGCTCGCCGTGATCCCGGCCGGCACACCGGGTATCGAGGTGCGCCCGCTCGACAGCGCGAACCGGATCTTTCCCGGCTCGGAGACCAACGAGGTGGTGCTCACCGACGTCGACATCACGGCGGATTCCGTGTCGTTCTTCGGCAAGACCGACACGCTGAACGCGGCGCTGTCGGCGGCCTGGCTCACCTTCGAACTGCTGGTGTCCGCATGCTATCTCGGCATGGTCAGCGGGCTCGTCGAACAGGTGCTCGACCAGCGTCGCGGCGGTGCCGCGGACCGGATGCTGCTGGTCGGCGAGCTGGAGACGGCGATGGCGGCGATCGAAGCTGTCGCCCTCGAAATCGGTTCGGGCGCGGCCGAATCCGGCACGGTGGGCCGGGTGCTGCACCTGCGGTTCGCGGTGCAGCGCACCATCGAACGCACCTCGGCCCTCGCCACCGAACTGCTCGGCGGCGTCGCCTTCATGGTGGGCTCGAGCGCGCTGCGGTACACCGCATGCCGCGGGCTGGCCTTCCACCCGCCGTCGCGGATGAACATCGCCGAGCCGCTGGACCGCTTCGTCGCGGGCGAGCCGCTGATCGTCACCTAG
- a CDS encoding FAD/NAD(P)-binding protein translates to MTTVAVAAVIVQIGRGPTGTALARQLLPTLPPGTRYVVIDRDPGAPHLPFGTPEPTHLLNTRAAKSSLNLGDTEEFQRWLTALAAATGGSVPEFPARALFGRYVRDMFDQAVRQAVSAGVEVDVVSDDAVGIEQFGTRWQIRCRSGRIFGADRVVVCTGMLPQSDPYPGIAGHEGYFDDPWRLPSLPEHAAVAVLGTRLTAIDTLLTLTARGHTGPVLLASRTGRLPRLRGPETVAPVPNVELCMRRAADSGTLRLADFGRALMADIEAASAAPPDWSQVRGGPTTRAQLAAELAEVEAGAERGWQQVVNGASPLLLPAWQLLAAADRAEFFAEWLTPLLVHGAPIPAVTARRVLAELDARRLRVLGGLHEIRCCDGRFEVHTADRVDVVDVVINATGAGTDEAALRREPMLAGLLDSGLLTPHPQGGVRIDVSTFEPLDAGGAPVRGLHVAGDLVRGAVLVTNDVIALSFQATLVATAMSAKTEAGVNIS, encoded by the coding sequence ATGACAACCGTCGCCGTGGCTGCGGTCATCGTCCAGATCGGGCGCGGGCCGACCGGGACGGCGTTGGCGAGGCAGTTGCTCCCGACCTTGCCGCCGGGCACCCGATACGTGGTGATAGACCGCGACCCGGGCGCACCGCACCTGCCGTTCGGCACGCCCGAGCCGACCCATCTGCTCAACACCCGAGCGGCGAAATCCAGCCTGAATCTCGGTGATACCGAGGAATTTCAGCGCTGGCTCACCGCGTTGGCCGCGGCGACCGGGGGCTCGGTGCCCGAATTCCCGGCCCGCGCCCTGTTCGGCCGCTACGTGCGGGATATGTTCGATCAAGCGGTGCGGCAGGCGGTTTCGGCCGGCGTCGAGGTGGATGTGGTATCCGACGACGCGGTCGGGATCGAGCAGTTCGGTACGCGTTGGCAGATACGCTGTCGCAGCGGGCGGATTTTCGGCGCCGACCGAGTCGTCGTCTGTACCGGCATGCTGCCGCAGTCGGATCCGTATCCCGGAATAGCCGGGCACGAGGGATATTTCGATGATCCGTGGCGGCTGCCGTCGCTGCCGGAGCACGCCGCGGTCGCGGTGCTCGGCACCCGGCTGACCGCCATCGACACCCTGCTCACGCTGACCGCGCGCGGGCATACCGGACCGGTGCTGTTGGCCTCGCGGACGGGGCGGCTACCGCGGCTGCGTGGACCGGAAACCGTTGCGCCGGTGCCGAATGTGGAGCTGTGCATGCGGCGGGCCGCCGATTCCGGCACGCTGCGGCTCGCCGATTTCGGGCGGGCGCTGATGGCCGATATCGAGGCCGCGTCGGCCGCCCCGCCGGACTGGTCACAGGTGCGCGGCGGGCCGACCACCCGCGCGCAATTGGCCGCCGAGCTGGCCGAGGTCGAGGCGGGCGCCGAACGCGGCTGGCAGCAGGTGGTCAACGGTGCGTCGCCGCTGCTGCTGCCCGCGTGGCAGCTGCTCGCCGCCGCGGACCGGGCGGAGTTCTTCGCAGAATGGCTCACCCCACTGCTCGTGCACGGCGCGCCCATTCCGGCGGTCACCGCGCGCCGGGTACTCGCCGAGCTGGATGCGCGACGACTGCGGGTGCTGGGTGGATTGCACGAAATACGGTGCTGTGATGGCCGATTCGAGGTACACACCGCGGATCGGGTGGACGTGGTGGATGTGGTGATCAATGCCACCGGCGCGGGCACCGACGAGGCGGCGCTGCGCCGGGAACCGATGCTGGCGGGCCTGCTCGACTCCGGCCTGCTGACGCCGCATCCGCAGGGCGGGGTGCGCATCGACGTCAGCACCTTCGAACCGTTGGATGCCGGTGGCGCGCCGGTGCGGGGGCTCCATGTGGCGGGCGATCTCGTGCGCGGCGCGGTGCTCGTCACCAACGACGTGATCGCGCTGTCGTTCCAGGCCACGCTCGTCGCCACCGCGATGAGCGCGAAAACTGAAGCAGGGGTGAATATTTCATGA
- a CDS encoding DHA2 family efflux MFS transporter permease subunit, translated as MTTTTTARAKGPVLAVLCLCVIAIYMDAMIVNLALPSLVSALGSSTSGLQWIVDAYALTFAALVLAAGSLGDRFGRRTTLLAGLAVFTVATGAGALCTSTGQLIAARTVMGLGAALIYPSTLSILTNVFTERKERAAAIGVWGAVSGIGVVLGPILGGLLLDHFWWGSVFVVVVPVGVLCVLLTVLVVPNSRDPRTPRLDLPGLIASTTAIGLLVYTIIEAPDRGWSGAASLLGFAGAAVLLAVLVWRELNTEHPMIDVRLFGNLRFSAACGTITITFFTLNGFTFLVTQYFQFLKAYTPLGAGVRLIPVAVAIIIGSVLGGKFVTRVGTRAVVTTGLVLMGIAYAWFSADGIDTAYGVIAGQMALIGLGIGAVAVPATEAIMSVVPAAKAGIGSAMNDATRLFGGTLGIAVVGSVHHSLYTGRLGEGSVPGVPAGVLEHSRDSVGAALQAAAALAARGQETVGSALRDAAQQAFLHGFEVACLVVTGICAAAALAAGALLPTQPPEDPNSEPAEPDTATASPIKDL; from the coding sequence ATGACGACAACGACGACGGCCCGAGCCAAGGGGCCGGTGCTGGCGGTGCTGTGCCTGTGCGTCATCGCGATCTACATGGACGCGATGATCGTCAATTTGGCGCTGCCCAGCCTGGTGAGTGCCCTGGGATCGAGTACCAGCGGGCTGCAGTGGATCGTCGATGCCTACGCGCTCACCTTCGCCGCGCTGGTGCTGGCCGCGGGCAGCCTGGGTGACCGATTCGGCCGGCGGACAACGCTTTTGGCCGGATTGGCGGTGTTCACCGTCGCCACCGGGGCAGGTGCGCTGTGCACATCGACCGGACAGCTGATCGCGGCGCGCACGGTGATGGGGCTCGGCGCGGCACTGATCTACCCGTCGACGCTGTCGATCCTGACGAACGTATTCACGGAGCGCAAGGAACGTGCGGCGGCCATCGGCGTCTGGGGCGCGGTGTCGGGTATCGGCGTGGTGCTCGGGCCGATCCTGGGCGGCCTGCTGCTCGATCACTTCTGGTGGGGCAGCGTATTCGTGGTCGTCGTGCCGGTCGGAGTGCTCTGTGTCCTGTTGACGGTGCTGGTGGTGCCGAATTCACGGGACCCGCGGACACCCCGACTGGATCTGCCCGGCCTCATCGCGTCGACCACCGCGATCGGGTTGCTCGTCTACACCATTATCGAGGCGCCGGACCGCGGTTGGTCGGGCGCCGCCAGCCTGCTCGGATTCGCTGGTGCGGCAGTGCTTTTGGCGGTACTGGTGTGGCGGGAGCTGAACACCGAGCATCCGATGATCGACGTCCGGCTGTTCGGCAACCTGCGCTTCTCGGCGGCCTGCGGCACCATCACCATCACGTTCTTCACCCTGAACGGCTTCACCTTCCTGGTGACGCAGTACTTCCAGTTTCTGAAGGCATACACCCCGCTTGGCGCGGGTGTGCGGCTGATCCCGGTCGCGGTGGCCATCATCATCGGCTCGGTGCTCGGCGGCAAATTCGTTACGCGCGTCGGCACTCGGGCGGTGGTGACGACGGGCCTGGTGCTGATGGGCATCGCGTACGCCTGGTTCTCCGCGGACGGCATCGACACCGCCTACGGCGTGATCGCGGGCCAGATGGCGCTGATCGGGTTGGGGATCGGCGCGGTGGCGGTGCCCGCCACCGAGGCGATCATGAGCGTCGTACCCGCCGCGAAGGCCGGCATCGGCTCGGCGATGAACGACGCGACAAGGCTTTTCGGCGGCACGCTCGGCATCGCGGTGGTCGGCAGCGTGCACCATTCGCTCTACACCGGGCGGCTCGGCGAAGGCAGCGTCCCCGGTGTGCCCGCCGGGGTGCTCGAGCACAGCCGGGATTCCGTCGGCGCGGCACTGCAGGCGGCGGCCGCCCTGGCCGCACGCGGTCAAGAGACGGTGGGTTCCGCGCTGCGGGACGCGGCGCAGCAGGCGTTCCTGCACGGCTTCGAGGTGGCCTGCCTGGTGGTGACCGGCATCTGCGCGGCAGCCGCCCTCGCGGCGGGCGCACTGCTGCCCACCCAACCGCCCGAAGATCCGAATTCCGAACCGGCCGAACCGGATACCGCGACAGCGTCTCCCATTAAGGATTTGTAG